TGGTCGACGATGCACCGGTCGAGGAAGGCCCGGGTGACGGCGCACTCGGTGGCCATCTCGGCGATCTCGAAGCGGATGTGCTGGAGCTTGGAGAGCGGGCGTCCGAAGGCCTCACGCTCCTTGACGTACCGGGTGGTGATCTCCAGGAGGTACTCGGCGGCGGCGATCCCTGCGACCGCTATGCCCATGCGTTCCTGGGCCAGGTTGGTCATGAGGTGGATGAAGGCGCCGTCGAGCTCGCCGAGGAGGTTCTCCTTGGGGACGCGTACGTCGTCGAAGAACAGTTCGGCGGTGTCCTGGGACTTCTGCCCGATCTTGTCGAGGTTCCGGCCGCGCTCGAACCCCTCTGCGCCACGCTCGACGACGAGCAGCGACAGGCCCTTGGCGCCGCCCTCCGGTGAGGTCTTCGCGACGACGATCACGAGGTCGGCGAGGATGCCGTTGGAGATGAAGGTCTTGGAGCCGTTGAGGAGCCAGTGGTCGCCCTTGTCCTCTGCGGCGGTACGGATGCCCTGGAGGTCGGAGCCCGCGCCGGGTTCCGTCATGGCGATGGCGGTGATGGTCTCGCCGCTGCAGAAGCCGGGCAGCCAGCGGCGTTTCTGCTCCTCGGTGCCGAGCCCGGTGAGGTAGGGGCCGATGATGTCGTTGTGCAGGCCGAGGGCCAGCCCGGACACCCCGGCCCGGGTGAACTCCTCCGCGAGCACGGCGCTGTAGCGGAAGTCGGCGTTCCCGCCGCCGCCGTACTCCTCGGGGACGGCGAGGCCGAGCAGCCCCTGCCGGCCGGCCGCGCGCCAGGCCTCACGCGAGACGATGCCGTCCTTCTCCCACTGCTCGTAGTGCGGGAGGACCTCCTTGGCCAGGAAGGTGCGGACGGTCTCGCGGAACGCGTCGTGCTCTTCGGTGAAGATCTGCCGCTGCACTT
The DNA window shown above is from Streptomyces sp. Alt3 and carries:
- a CDS encoding acyl-CoA dehydrogenase family protein; its protein translation is MQRQIFTEEHDAFRETVRTFLAKEVLPHYEQWEKDGIVSREAWRAAGRQGLLGLAVPEEYGGGGNADFRYSAVLAEEFTRAGVSGLALGLHNDIIGPYLTGLGTEEQKRRWLPGFCSGETITAIAMTEPGAGSDLQGIRTAAEDKGDHWLLNGSKTFISNGILADLVIVVAKTSPEGGAKGLSLLVVERGAEGFERGRNLDKIGQKSQDTAELFFDDVRVPKENLLGELDGAFIHLMTNLAQERMGIAVAGIAAAEYLLEITTRYVKEREAFGRPLSKLQHIRFEIAEMATECAVTRAFLDRCIVDHAEGTLDAVHASMAKWWATELQKRVADRCLQLHGGYGYMSEYRVAKAFTDGRIQTIYGGTTEIMKEIIGRSLLA